From a region of the Synechococcus sp. PCC 7502 genome:
- a CDS encoding response regulator transcription factor, which translates to MIRILLVDDHAFIRRALRISLGDESSLEIVGEAENGMLAITQAELLQPDIILMDIQMPHMDGVEATRRICNLSGPIKVLILTIDETDEYISQALKYGASGYILKNTPPEELTFAIQAVYRGYMHLDLNLGRKVIARIPDISEVATSDLDKLTPREQEIVKLIATGVNNEEIANKLHISPRTVKNHITSILSQLNLRNRTQIAILATSIGSLAKM; encoded by the coding sequence ATGATTCGCATTTTACTTGTAGACGATCATGCTTTCATTCGTCGCGCTTTGAGAATTTCCCTTGGAGATGAATCTTCTTTAGAAATTGTGGGCGAGGCAGAAAATGGCATGTTAGCTATTACCCAAGCAGAACTCCTCCAACCAGATATCATACTAATGGATATTCAAATGCCGCATATGGATGGGGTAGAAGCGACAAGACGGATTTGCAATCTCTCAGGTCCGATCAAAGTCTTAATTCTCACAATTGATGAGACGGATGAATATATCTCACAGGCACTAAAATATGGGGCATCAGGTTATATTTTAAAAAATACCCCACCTGAAGAGTTAACGTTTGCAATTCAGGCTGTTTATCGAGGGTATATGCATCTGGATTTGAATTTGGGTAGGAAGGTAATTGCCCGAATTCCTGATATTTCAGAGGTAGCGACAAGCGACTTGGATAAGCTTACGCCCAGAGAACAAGAAATAGTAAAACTCATAGCTACGGGTGTCAACAATGAGGAGATTGCTAATAAGCTCCACATCTCCCCTAGAACGGTTAAAAATCATATTACTAGCATTTTAAGCCAGTTAAATTTGCGCAACCGCACTCAAATTGCCATCTTAGCTACCTCGATCGGATCTCTCGCCAAAATGTAA